The following coding sequences are from one Haliotis asinina isolate JCU_RB_2024 chromosome 3, JCU_Hal_asi_v2, whole genome shotgun sequence window:
- the LOC137277133 gene encoding uncharacterized protein, translating into MSRHQVLSMFHVCVTVCFVFLVPCYSAATGGTNVGMTSRMTKDSKDNHDQLVIVPSMSGVQETSATRTRKASEGGDGPSHNALQQGGDVTTRKHNPRIMSNTRQEEQKKTNSHPRPVRSPQQGTDPLPLLPEAKMQNGPVDQQLGYYEEIIPTLTIDQQGTEYESPAEQRDDELEEKLDMLRQRYGYMNSVLPENMSMYPDIMNYTEPAEEAEEVEEAGEAGEAGEAGEQEEQGEYEADEHLMSASANISQVGEGVEYEHDEGLQPSGSELRPYKVHNMSSMASDVYDPYYNYGYQYRPKKDNPVQEIQPTPVINGASKFKDAKITGLASAGTNGTTGTHAKITDVKTITQKKKLADFGGMSASATFGIVIGTIIGFWLVMGPLICLLMKVRDHHKEKQKRFMLAPRHGSDKSDNGIMEAMIMTELGKLSLQSKKKYTAVRNPATTPDRQSLTDDKDLDTFHDAFDTPILLP; encoded by the exons ATGAGTCGACACCAGGTGTTAAGCATGTttcatgtgtgtgtgactgtgtgctTTGTATTCCTGGTTCCATGTTATTCAGCAGCTACAGGAGGTACAAATGTAGGAATGACTTCAAGGATGACCAAGGATTCAAAGGATAACCATGACCAATTGGTCATTGTACCCAGCATGTCAGGTGTTCAAGAAACTTCTGCAACAAGAACAAGGAAAGCATCAGAAGGTGGAGATGGTCCATCCCACAATGCCCTTCAGCAGGGAGGAGATGTTACAACAAGGAAACACAACCCAAGGATTATGTCTAACACGAGACAGGAGGAGCAGAAGAAGACTAACAGCCATCCACGTCCTGTTCGCTCACCTCAACAGGGAACAGATCCACTGCCCTTACTTCCTG AAGCAAAAATGCAGAATGGACCAGTGGACCAACAGTTGGGGTACTACGAAGAAATCATCCCAACACTGACAATAGACCAACAAGGCACAGAATATGAAAGTCCAGCAGAACAGCGAGATGATGAGTTAGAGGAAAAACTAGACATGCTTCGGCAACGTTATGGTTACATGAACTCAGTGTTGCCTGAGAACATGTCCATGTACCCTGACATCATGAACTACACAGAACCTGCTGAGGAGGCTGAGGAAGTTGAGGAGGCTGGAGAGGCTGGAGAGGCCGGAGAGGCTGGGGAACAAGAGGAACAGGGAGAGTATGAAGCTGATGAACATCTGATGTCAGCATCGGCCAACATCAGTCAGGTTGGAGAAGGTGTTGAGTATGAGCATGATGAGGGACTTCAGCCAAGTGGATCAGAACTCCGGCCATACAAAGTGCACAACATGTCCAGTATGGCCTCTGATGTGTATGACCCCTATTACAATTATGGTTACCAATACAGACCTAAGAAAGACAACCCGGTTCAGGAGATTCAGCCTACTCCAGTCATCAATGGTGCAAGCAAGTTCAAAGATGCTAAGATTACAGGATTAGCTTCAGCAGGTACCAATGGGACAACAGGAACACACGCTAAGATCACTGATGTCAAAACAATCACACAGAAAAAGAAATTAGCTGATTTTGGAGGAATGTCAGCTAGTGCCACATTTGGAATAGTGATTGGAACAATCATCGGGTTCTGGTTGGTCATGGGGCCTTTAATCTGTCTTCTGATGAAGGTGCGTGATCACCACAAAGAAAAGCAGAAGCGGTTCATGTTGGCACCACGGCATGGCAGTGACAAGTCAGACAATGGCATCATGGAGGCCATGATCATGACGGAGTTGGGCAAGTTGTCTCTACAATCCAAGAAAAAGTACACTGCAGTGAGGAATCCAGCAACAACACCAGACCGACAATCCCTCACTGATGACAAAGATCTTGACACATTTCATGATGCATTTGATACACCAATTTTGTTACCATAG